From Micromonospora rifamycinica, a single genomic window includes:
- a CDS encoding FecCD family ABC transporter permease: MTTTTPARAARPTTGRAARRRTTRRWLAGAVVVLVGSLVLSVFVGANPVPPADVWAALRGTGTDTAQYVVWGQRLPRTLAGLLVGAGLGVAGALMQAFTRNALADPGILGVNAGAAAFVAAGIAFFGITSPVGYMWLALLGALLVATAVYAVGGAADLRATPTRLLVTGVATGAVLAGLTTGITLTHPDTFDRMRGWNAGSLLERDTAVVLPVLPLIAAGLVTALVAARSLNALALGPDLAAAQGVSLVRTRLLVLGAVTLLAGGASAIAGPISFVGLVVPHLVRWGVGTDQRRILAGSLLAGGVLVLLADVLGRVAVLPSEMPVGVVTAFVGAPVLIALARRRRATAL, from the coding sequence TTGACCACCACCACACCCGCCCGCGCGGCACGGCCGACCACCGGCCGTGCCGCGCGTCGCCGTACCACCCGACGCTGGCTGGCCGGCGCGGTCGTCGTACTCGTGGGGTCGCTGGTGTTGTCGGTCTTCGTCGGCGCGAACCCGGTGCCCCCGGCGGACGTCTGGGCGGCGCTGCGGGGCACCGGCACCGACACCGCGCAGTACGTGGTCTGGGGGCAACGCCTGCCCCGCACCCTCGCCGGCCTGCTGGTCGGTGCCGGCCTCGGCGTCGCGGGAGCGCTGATGCAGGCGTTCACCCGCAACGCGCTCGCCGACCCGGGCATCCTCGGCGTCAACGCCGGAGCCGCCGCCTTCGTCGCGGCGGGGATCGCCTTCTTCGGGATCACCTCGCCGGTCGGCTACATGTGGCTCGCCCTGCTCGGCGCGCTCCTGGTCGCCACCGCCGTGTACGCCGTCGGCGGTGCCGCCGACCTGCGGGCCACCCCCACCCGGCTACTGGTGACCGGGGTGGCGACCGGTGCCGTGCTCGCCGGACTCACCACCGGCATCACCCTCACCCACCCGGACACCTTCGACCGGATGCGCGGCTGGAACGCCGGCAGCCTGCTCGAACGTGACACCGCCGTGGTGCTGCCGGTGCTGCCGCTGATCGCCGCCGGGCTGGTCACCGCGCTGGTCGCGGCCCGCAGCCTGAACGCGCTCGCGCTCGGCCCGGACCTGGCAGCGGCGCAGGGCGTCAGCCTCGTGCGGACCCGGCTGCTCGTGCTGGGCGCGGTGACCCTGCTCGCCGGTGGGGCCAGCGCCATCGCCGGCCCCATCTCGTTCGTCGGGCTCGTGGTGCCGCACCTGGTGCGCTGGGGCGTCGGCACCGACCAGCGCCGCATCCTGGCCGGGTCGCTGCTGGCCGGCGGGGTGCTGGTGCTGCTGGCCGACGTGCTCGGCCGGGTCGCCGTCCTGCCCAGCGAGATGCCGGTCGGTGTCGTCACCGCGTTCGTGGGTGCCCCGGTGCTGATCGCGCTGGCCCGCCGCCGCCGGGCGACCGCGCTGTGA
- a CDS encoding FecCD family ABC transporter permease, which translates to MNRPVRRTAGRRLLFGTDRRHVTVGVREAVVCAAAALVVAALAVVGLWRGDFPLRLDEVLGVLGGRIDGLTRTVVLEWRLPRVAAAVTFGAALGVAGAIFQTITRNPLASPDVIGLANGSFSGMLIALLLLGGGWHLLMLGSLAGGLLAALAIYLLAYRDGLSGFRFIVVGVGVSSMLAAANTWLLLRADLETALFAAAWGAGTLNTATAEVVWPAAGVVLVLLAVTPLWAAALAQLELGDDVAAASGVAVDRHRAALVLIAVALVSAVTTVAGPIAFVALAAPQIARRLVRAPGLPLAATAVVGAALLLGSDLVAQHVIPLTVPVGVVTVTLGGGYLLWLLVHEIRRTGWSTS; encoded by the coding sequence GTGAACAGGCCGGTCCGCCGCACCGCCGGGCGTCGGCTGCTGTTCGGCACCGACCGCCGGCACGTGACCGTCGGCGTACGCGAGGCCGTCGTCTGCGCCGCCGCCGCGCTCGTCGTCGCGGCGCTGGCGGTGGTCGGCCTCTGGCGGGGCGACTTCCCGCTCCGCCTCGACGAGGTGCTCGGCGTGCTCGGCGGCCGGATCGACGGGCTGACCCGCACCGTCGTACTGGAGTGGCGGCTGCCCCGGGTCGCCGCCGCCGTGACCTTCGGCGCGGCCCTCGGCGTCGCCGGGGCGATCTTCCAGACCATCACCCGCAACCCGCTCGCCAGCCCGGACGTCATCGGCCTGGCGAACGGCTCGTTCTCCGGCATGCTGATCGCCCTGCTGCTGCTCGGCGGCGGCTGGCACCTGCTGATGCTCGGCTCGCTCGCCGGTGGCCTGCTGGCCGCGCTGGCGATCTACCTGCTCGCCTACCGCGACGGGCTCTCCGGGTTCCGGTTCATCGTGGTGGGCGTCGGCGTCTCCTCAATGCTCGCCGCCGCCAACACCTGGCTGCTGCTCCGCGCCGACCTGGAGACCGCGCTCTTCGCCGCCGCCTGGGGTGCCGGCACCCTCAACACCGCCACCGCCGAGGTGGTCTGGCCCGCCGCCGGAGTCGTGCTGGTGCTGCTGGCGGTCACCCCGCTGTGGGCGGCGGCCCTGGCCCAACTGGAACTGGGTGACGACGTCGCCGCGGCCAGCGGGGTCGCGGTCGACCGGCACCGCGCCGCCCTCGTCCTGATCGCGGTCGCCCTGGTCAGCGCCGTCACCACCGTCGCCGGCCCGATCGCCTTCGTCGCCCTGGCCGCCCCGCAGATCGCCCGCCGGCTGGTCCGGGCGCCGGGCCTGCCGCTCGCCGCCACCGCCGTGGTGGGGGCGGCCCTGCTGCTCGGCTCCGACCTGGTGGCCCAGCACGTGATCCCGCTGACCGTGCCGGTGGGGGTGGTCACGGTCACCCTCGGCGGGGGGTACCTGCTCTGGCTGCTCGTCCACGAGATCAGGAGGACCGGATGGTCGACCAGCTGA
- a CDS encoding ABC transporter ATP-binding protein — protein MNGRLRAEDVTLRYDQRIVSENLSITVPDGSFTVLIGPNACGKSTLLRALAGLLRPAAGRVLLDGADLGGLPAKERARRLALLPQAMTAPEGISVRELVSRGRYAHQRVLRRFSHADEEAVEAALASTGTTDLADRRVDELSGGQRQRAWIAMVLAQETPLVLLDEPTTYLDVAHQIDVLNVVHRLVARGRTVVAVLHDLNHAARYATHLVAMRDGRIVAAGDPASTVTAGLVAEVFGMPNQVVPDPVTGSPLVVPADTREPATG, from the coding sequence CTGAACGGGCGGCTCCGGGCGGAGGACGTCACCCTGCGCTACGACCAACGGATCGTCAGCGAGAACCTGTCGATCACGGTGCCGGACGGCTCGTTCACCGTGCTCATCGGGCCGAACGCCTGCGGCAAGTCGACGCTGCTGCGGGCCCTCGCCGGGCTGCTCCGCCCCGCCGCGGGTCGGGTGCTGCTCGACGGGGCGGATCTCGGCGGCCTGCCGGCCAAGGAACGCGCCCGCCGGCTCGCGCTCCTGCCGCAGGCCATGACCGCGCCCGAGGGGATCAGCGTGCGGGAGCTGGTCAGCCGGGGCCGGTACGCCCACCAGCGGGTGCTGCGCCGCTTCTCCCACGCCGACGAGGAGGCCGTCGAGGCGGCGCTCGCCTCGACCGGCACCACCGACCTGGCCGACCGCCGGGTCGACGAACTCTCCGGCGGGCAGCGCCAACGGGCCTGGATCGCCATGGTGCTGGCCCAGGAGACGCCGCTCGTCCTGCTCGACGAGCCGACCACCTACCTGGACGTCGCCCACCAGATCGACGTGCTCAACGTGGTGCACCGCCTGGTCGCCCGGGGGCGCACCGTCGTGGCCGTGCTGCACGACCTCAACCACGCGGCCCGGTACGCCACCCACCTGGTGGCGATGCGCGACGGCCGGATCGTGGCCGCGGGGGATCCCGCCTCGACGGTCACCGCCGGGCTGGTCGCCGAGGTCTTCGGGATGCCCAACCAGGTGGTGCCCGATCCGGTCACCGGATCCCCGCTGGTCGTACCGGCCGACACCCGGGAACCGGCCACCGGCTGA
- a CDS encoding ABC transporter ATP-binding protein codes for MSSVTTRSHQPGAALDTPVLDVQELSKSYRSRKGDVPAVRSIEFAVHAGQFVSVVGPSGCGKTTLMMCIAGLLPISGGAVMFRGERMSGPRDGVAVVFQDYSRSLFPWLTVEKNVALPLRDRGLPRAEIGHRVRESLEMVGLAHAAALHPWQLSGGMQQRVAIARGLAVRPEMLIMDEPFASVDAQTRASLEDLLLKVWAETGTTVLFVTHDIDEAVYLSDRVVVLSQGPSVVVADLPVTLDRPRDQIATKQTALFGELREHVYSLVMASQRRTSLSGEPS; via the coding sequence ATGAGTTCCGTGACGACCCGGTCGCACCAGCCCGGTGCCGCCCTCGACACCCCCGTGCTCGACGTGCAGGAGTTGAGCAAGTCCTACCGGTCCCGCAAGGGCGACGTGCCCGCCGTACGCAGCATCGAGTTCGCGGTGCACGCCGGCCAGTTCGTGTCGGTGGTGGGGCCCTCCGGCTGCGGCAAGACCACCCTGATGATGTGCATCGCCGGGCTCCTGCCCATCTCCGGCGGCGCGGTGATGTTCCGTGGGGAGCGGATGTCCGGCCCCCGCGACGGTGTGGCGGTCGTCTTCCAGGACTACAGCCGCTCGTTGTTCCCCTGGTTGACCGTGGAGAAGAACGTCGCCCTCCCGCTGCGGGACCGGGGGCTGCCCCGTGCCGAGATCGGTCACCGGGTGCGGGAGTCGTTGGAGATGGTCGGTCTGGCCCACGCGGCGGCGTTGCACCCGTGGCAGCTCTCCGGCGGGATGCAACAGCGGGTGGCCATCGCCCGGGGGCTCGCCGTACGACCGGAAATGCTGATCATGGACGAGCCGTTCGCGTCGGTGGACGCCCAGACCCGGGCGAGCCTGGAGGACCTGCTGCTCAAGGTCTGGGCCGAGACCGGTACGACGGTGCTGTTCGTGACCCACGACATCGACGAGGCGGTGTACCTGTCCGACCGGGTGGTCGTGCTGTCGCAGGGGCCCTCCGTCGTGGTGGCGGACCTGCCGGTCACCCTCGACCGGCCCCGCGACCAGATAGCGACCAAGCAGACGGCACTCTTCGGCGAGCTCCGCGAGCACGTCTACTCCCTGGTCATGGCCTCCCAGCGGCGGACCTCCCTGTCGGGGGAGCCGAGCTGA
- a CDS encoding ABC transporter permease — MSGHGVNRPVVAGVLAAGRGVRSLWLLALLLVVWEIAARMAGSLFIPPVSQIFGAFVDTWLSASPSSLFLSSQFRADVLPSLVRLGLGYGAATVLGVGLGILIGVWRPAGAFFNPLIRLGMSVPVTALLPIAIVLFGITSGMNVFLIALGCLWPILINTYDGVRGIDRTVVIAARSLRLTRRRYFLRVLLPGASPAIFAGMRISIGIALVLMVISELYAATAGLGFYIVSQQRLFQFPQLWSAIVLLALLGILFNAIFALVERVLLRWHRNVRPDGAESH; from the coding sequence ATGAGCGGGCACGGGGTCAACCGGCCGGTCGTCGCCGGGGTGCTGGCGGCGGGACGCGGGGTGCGGTCGCTGTGGCTGCTCGCCCTCCTGCTGGTGGTGTGGGAGATCGCTGCCCGGATGGCGGGCTCCCTGTTCATCCCGCCGGTGTCGCAGATCTTCGGGGCGTTCGTCGACACCTGGCTCTCCGCCTCGCCGTCGTCGCTCTTCCTCAGCTCCCAGTTCCGGGCCGACGTGCTGCCGAGTCTCGTGCGGCTCGGCCTGGGCTACGGCGCGGCGACGGTGCTCGGCGTCGGCCTCGGCATCCTGATCGGGGTGTGGCGGCCGGCCGGGGCGTTCTTCAACCCGCTGATCCGGCTGGGCATGTCGGTGCCGGTGACCGCTCTGCTGCCCATCGCCATCGTGCTGTTCGGCATCACCAGCGGGATGAACGTCTTCCTCATCGCGCTGGGTTGCCTGTGGCCGATCCTGATCAACACCTACGACGGCGTCCGGGGGATCGACCGTACGGTGGTCATCGCCGCCCGGAGCCTGCGGCTGACCCGGCGGCGCTACTTCCTGCGGGTCCTGCTGCCCGGCGCCAGCCCTGCGATCTTCGCGGGCATGCGGATCAGCATCGGGATCGCGCTGGTCCTGATGGTGATCTCCGAGCTGTACGCCGCCACCGCCGGCCTCGGGTTCTACATCGTGAGCCAGCAGCGGCTGTTCCAGTTCCCGCAACTGTGGTCGGCGATCGTCCTGCTGGCGCTGCTGGGCATCCTCTTCAACGCCATCTTCGCCCTGGTCGAGCGGGTGCTGCTCCGGTGGCACCGCAACGTGCGGCCGGACGGCGCGGAAAGCCACTGA
- a CDS encoding ABC transporter permease — protein MIDQVEADARPTGGPVAARRWGPTPDWVLGVAGVVTMFVLWDLVVRAGAVSVDSLPYPAATLQRAGELLVDATFLTEVVQTLWAWLLAMLVASAVGIPLGLVLGYFSALYRPSSSVVHAGRSIPSSAFLPIAILLFGLGTQMKVSLAIYAIFWPILLNSMYGVRDTEPLMLATGRSMGWTRTRLLTRVVLPSAAPSIATGLRVASSTALIVVLSAELLGATNGVGTVITTYQQAQRPDFVYAGILLVGLLGMGLYYGFNLVERLVVPWGQAQREGGR, from the coding sequence GTGATTGACCAGGTCGAGGCGGACGCCCGACCCACCGGCGGGCCGGTCGCGGCCCGCCGGTGGGGCCCCACACCCGACTGGGTGCTGGGGGTGGCGGGCGTGGTGACCATGTTCGTGCTGTGGGACCTGGTGGTCCGGGCCGGGGCGGTCTCGGTGGACTCCCTGCCGTACCCGGCGGCCACCCTGCAACGGGCCGGCGAACTGCTCGTCGATGCGACGTTCCTGACCGAGGTGGTGCAGACGCTGTGGGCCTGGTTGCTCGCCATGCTCGTCGCCAGCGCGGTCGGCATTCCGCTGGGGCTGGTGCTGGGCTACTTCTCCGCCCTCTACCGGCCGTCGTCCTCGGTGGTGCACGCCGGCCGGTCGATTCCCTCCTCGGCGTTCCTGCCGATCGCCATCCTGCTGTTCGGCCTGGGCACCCAGATGAAGGTGTCGCTGGCGATCTACGCGATCTTCTGGCCGATCCTGCTCAACTCCATGTACGGCGTGCGCGACACCGAGCCGCTCATGCTGGCGACCGGGCGGAGCATGGGCTGGACGCGGACCCGGCTGCTGACCAGGGTGGTGCTGCCGTCGGCGGCCCCGTCCATCGCCACCGGCCTCCGGGTGGCCAGTTCGACGGCGCTGATCGTGGTGCTCTCGGCCGAGCTGCTGGGCGCGACCAACGGGGTGGGAACGGTGATCACCACGTACCAGCAGGCGCAACGACCCGACTTCGTCTATGCCGGGATTCTCCTCGTGGGCCTGCTCGGCATGGGCCTCTATTACGGCTTCAACCTGGTCGAACGCCTGGTGGTCCCCTGGGGCCAGGCGCAACGGGAGGGGGGACGATGA
- a CDS encoding ABC transporter substrate-binding protein, which yields MNPRRTGAMVALAALLFTSACGGAEGAADSPDGTTKVSVTTFGCEIWNTWAIGKGVYDKHRLDVELVRSGGGSAAVAAVLSGAADFGYVNGYTAINAYNTGFPIQMVSGVNVNALPPAKPAQGVFVGKDSPIKAAADLAGKKIAVNEINGINQIVTASWLKANGVEPESVSFVALPFAEQIPAVLSGRVDAAQLGYSLLGNNNDNVRSLADPFASSDKIYIATYVAAKSFVGKGDAAKRFHEAITETAQQLSDPANTDEAFRLLSECQKVPAATLAAQPQNALEADVDVAALDRMAQQMVDLKMLQKKPDLAPFVTDFARS from the coding sequence ATGAACCCACGACGTACCGGTGCGATGGTCGCCCTCGCCGCGCTGCTCTTCACGAGCGCCTGCGGCGGGGCCGAAGGCGCCGCGGACAGCCCGGACGGCACCACGAAGGTCTCCGTCACGACGTTCGGCTGCGAGATCTGGAACACCTGGGCGATCGGGAAGGGCGTCTACGACAAGCACCGGCTCGACGTCGAACTGGTCCGCTCCGGTGGCGGCTCGGCGGCGGTCGCCGCGGTCCTGTCCGGGGCCGCGGACTTCGGCTACGTCAACGGCTACACCGCGATCAACGCCTACAACACCGGCTTCCCCATCCAGATGGTGTCCGGCGTCAACGTCAACGCGTTGCCGCCGGCCAAGCCCGCGCAGGGCGTCTTCGTCGGCAAGGACTCCCCGATCAAGGCGGCCGCCGACCTCGCCGGCAAGAAGATCGCGGTCAACGAGATCAACGGCATCAACCAGATCGTGACCGCGAGCTGGCTGAAGGCCAACGGGGTCGAGCCGGAGAGCGTCAGCTTCGTGGCGCTGCCGTTCGCCGAGCAGATCCCCGCCGTGCTCAGTGGACGGGTCGACGCCGCGCAACTGGGCTACTCGCTGCTGGGCAACAACAACGACAACGTACGCAGCCTGGCCGACCCCTTCGCCAGCAGCGACAAGATCTACATCGCGACCTACGTCGCCGCCAAGAGCTTCGTCGGCAAGGGCGACGCCGCCAAGCGCTTCCACGAGGCGATCACCGAGACCGCGCAGCAGCTCAGCGACCCGGCCAACACCGACGAGGCGTTCCGGTTGCTCTCCGAGTGCCAGAAGGTGCCGGCGGCGACCCTCGCCGCCCAACCCCAGAACGCCCTCGAAGCGGACGTCGACGTCGCCGCACTCGACCGGATGGCCCAGCAGATGGTCGATCTCAAGATGCTCCAGAAGAAGCCCGACCTGGCGCCCTTCGTCACCGACTTCGCGCGGTCCTGA